From a single Natronorubrum tibetense GA33 genomic region:
- a CDS encoding SRPBCC family protein, with amino-acid sequence MTVRVDRSFELSASPERVWEFIADPENRAQAISVVQEYTADDPEGRRVTWHVELPIPLVRKTVAVETEDVTREPPEYVEFVGKSKVMRVTGKHEIVETEDGARLENNFTVDGKLPGVEKFFKRNLDGELENLRRALERDIERTRSEES; translated from the coding sequence ATGACTGTACGGGTCGACCGTTCGTTCGAGCTGTCGGCATCACCCGAACGCGTCTGGGAGTTCATCGCCGACCCGGAGAACCGGGCTCAGGCAATCAGCGTCGTCCAGGAGTATACCGCCGACGACCCTGAGGGTCGGCGAGTAACCTGGCACGTCGAGTTGCCGATCCCGCTCGTCCGCAAGACCGTCGCCGTCGAGACCGAGGATGTCACGCGCGAGCCACCGGAGTACGTCGAGTTCGTGGGGAAATCGAAGGTAATGCGGGTCACCGGGAAACACGAGATCGTCGAGACGGAAGACGGGGCCCGCCTCGAGAACAACTTCACCGTCGACGGAAAACTCCCCGGCGTCGAGAAGTTCTTCAAGCGGAATCTGGACGGGGAACTCGAGAATCTCCGCCGGGCGCTAGAGCGGGATATCGAGCGGACCCGGTCGGAGGAGTCGTGA
- a CDS encoding ABC transporter ATP-binding protein, with protein sequence MSMLDVSGLDAGYGDLQILSDIDLAVAEEEYVVIVGPNGAGKSTAMKSVFGLTTYMGGSVEFREAEITGRTPDEIIHEGIGYVPQNDNVFASLTVEENLEMGAYILDEVPEDALESVYDQFPILRERKDQKAGSMSGGQQQMVAMGRALMLDPDLLLLDEPSAGLAPDLVDEMFDHVDAINDNGTALLVVEQNAKKALRRCDRGYVLVQGQNRYVDSGDALLNDEEVRQQFLGG encoded by the coding sequence ATGTCGATGCTCGACGTCAGCGGGCTCGACGCAGGCTACGGCGACCTGCAGATCCTGAGCGACATCGACCTCGCGGTCGCCGAAGAGGAGTACGTCGTCATCGTCGGCCCCAACGGGGCCGGGAAGTCGACGGCGATGAAATCCGTCTTCGGGCTGACGACGTACATGGGCGGCTCAGTCGAGTTCCGAGAAGCGGAGATTACCGGCCGCACGCCCGACGAGATCATCCACGAGGGGATCGGCTACGTCCCGCAGAACGACAACGTCTTCGCGTCGTTGACGGTTGAGGAGAACCTCGAGATGGGCGCGTACATCTTAGACGAGGTGCCCGAAGATGCGCTCGAGAGCGTCTACGACCAGTTCCCCATCCTGCGGGAGCGAAAGGACCAGAAGGCGGGCTCGATGAGCGGGGGCCAACAGCAGATGGTCGCGATGGGCCGTGCGCTGATGCTCGATCCGGATCTGCTGTTGCTCGACGAGCCGAGCGCTGGGCTGGCACCGGATCTGGTCGACGAGATGTTCGATCACGTCGACGCGATCAACGACAACGGGACGGCACTGCTCGTCGTCGAGCAGAACGCGAAGAAGGCGCTCCGACGCTGTGACCGGGGCTACGTGCTGGTCCAGGGCCAGAACCGCTACGTCGACTCCGGCGACGCGCTGTTGAACGACGAGGAGGTTCGCCAGCAGTTCCTCGGCGGGTAG
- a CDS encoding DUF7123 family protein, whose protein sequence is MTDYSNEEQRILSHLRESAARGEQYFRAKNIADAIGLSSKQVGVRLPHLAEKADEVDIEKWGRARSTTWKVTIS, encoded by the coding sequence ATGACCGACTACTCCAACGAAGAGCAGCGAATTCTCTCACACCTCCGAGAGAGCGCCGCCCGAGGTGAACAGTACTTCCGGGCGAAGAACATCGCGGACGCGATCGGATTGTCCTCGAAACAGGTAGGTGTCCGTCTCCCCCACCTCGCGGAGAAAGCCGACGAGGTCGACATCGAAAAGTGGGGCCGTGCCCGTTCGACGACCTGGAAAGTCACCATTAGTTAA
- a CDS encoding carbon-nitrogen family hydrolase has protein sequence MAASTADGLRVALAQIEVEPTEVDANVERALEAVSSAASRGADLVALPELFNVGYFAFDSYERLAEPFEGETFTRLQEAAAEHDISVLAGSIVEDLAATEAVATPAEAGLANTAALFDSNGDRQLVYRKHHLFGYQSAESELLVPGERIETAEIGGVTVGATTCYDLRFPELYRRLIDAGAELVLVPSAWPYPRIEHWETLSRARAIENQCFVATINGSGEFDDADATLLGRSTVYDPWGTTLASSGDEPALVVSDIDLGSLERVREDFPALRDRRL, from the coding sequence ATGGCGGCCTCGACCGCGGACGGACTCCGGGTCGCGCTCGCCCAGATCGAGGTCGAACCCACCGAGGTCGACGCGAACGTCGAGCGAGCCCTCGAGGCGGTCTCGAGCGCCGCCTCCCGCGGCGCGGATTTGGTCGCGCTCCCGGAACTGTTCAACGTGGGGTACTTCGCGTTCGACAGCTACGAGCGCCTCGCCGAGCCGTTCGAGGGGGAGACGTTCACGCGACTCCAAGAAGCCGCGGCCGAGCACGATATTTCTGTCCTCGCGGGGAGTATCGTCGAGGATCTGGCGGCCACCGAGGCCGTCGCAACGCCCGCCGAAGCGGGACTCGCGAACACGGCCGCGCTGTTCGACTCCAACGGCGACCGTCAACTCGTCTACCGGAAACACCACCTCTTTGGCTACCAGTCCGCCGAGTCGGAACTGCTCGTCCCCGGCGAGCGCATCGAAACCGCCGAAATCGGCGGCGTCACCGTCGGCGCGACCACCTGTTACGATCTGCGATTTCCGGAGCTCTACCGACGGCTGATCGACGCCGGCGCGGAACTGGTGCTCGTGCCGAGCGCGTGGCCCTATCCGCGGATCGAACACTGGGAGACGCTGTCGCGTGCCCGCGCGATCGAAAATCAGTGTTTCGTCGCGACGATCAACGGCTCCGGCGAGTTCGACGACGCCGACGCGACCTTACTCGGCCGCTCGACGGTCTACGATCCCTGGGGAACGACGCTGGCCTCAAGCGGTGACGAGCCGGCGCTGGTCGTGTCCGATATCGATCTCGGCTCGCTCGAGCGCGTGCGCGAGGATTTCCCGGCGCTCCGGGATCGGCGACTGTAG
- a CDS encoding branched-chain amino acid ABC transporter permease, whose product MSTVDTVIDRGRGMTTEQLLLLVVGLGAFLLLGDLIIGILNGTYSISRVARYVVEGTLYGLIIGLAGIGLSMTYSILNFANFAHGDYVTSGAFFGWGVTYLVAGWGAASFGHLVLVAPQRGVGGAQLEIAITSTPFAIIAGLLVAGVGTALFVYLIDRIVYKPMRGSGGIPLLITSIGVAFALRYLIVFVYSNRTRGTTLGGLPSFDLLLVDGYVSIDVHDGTLIVAAVALMLGVHLMLQRTKLGKAMRAMSDNRDLALVTGIPTEQIIRWTWMIGGGLAGSAGYLMVLWTGTIDWQFGWLLLLLIFAAVILGGIGSIYGAIFGGLIIGISMHLSMVWLPGGDFTTITAFLIMILVLMIKPSGLFGGKTTA is encoded by the coding sequence ATGTCTACCGTCGATACAGTAATCGATCGTGGCCGGGGGATGACCACCGAGCAGTTACTTCTGCTCGTCGTCGGACTCGGCGCGTTCCTGTTGCTCGGAGATCTGATTATCGGAATCCTCAACGGAACGTACAGTATCTCACGTGTCGCTCGATACGTGGTGGAAGGAACGCTTTACGGACTAATCATCGGGCTCGCAGGGATCGGGCTCTCGATGACCTACAGTATCCTCAACTTTGCGAACTTCGCACACGGGGACTACGTTACGTCGGGGGCGTTTTTCGGGTGGGGTGTTACCTATCTCGTTGCCGGCTGGGGGGCCGCTAGTTTCGGTCACTTGGTGCTCGTCGCCCCACAACGCGGCGTCGGTGGCGCACAACTCGAGATCGCGATCACCTCGACACCGTTCGCGATTATCGCGGGGCTACTCGTCGCCGGCGTCGGCACGGCCCTGTTCGTGTATCTGATCGACCGGATCGTCTACAAGCCGATGCGCGGCTCGGGTGGGATTCCGCTATTGATTACGAGTATCGGGGTCGCCTTCGCACTCCGCTATCTCATCGTGTTCGTCTACTCGAACCGCACGCGCGGAACGACCCTCGGTGGACTCCCCTCGTTCGATCTGCTGCTGGTCGACGGCTATGTCTCCATCGACGTCCACGACGGCACGCTGATCGTCGCCGCCGTGGCGCTTATGCTCGGCGTCCACCTGATGCTCCAGCGGACGAAACTCGGGAAGGCGATGCGAGCGATGTCGGACAACCGGGATCTCGCGCTCGTGACCGGGATTCCGACCGAACAGATCATTCGCTGGACCTGGATGATCGGTGGCGGGTTAGCCGGGAGTGCCGGCTACCTCATGGTGCTGTGGACGGGAACGATCGACTGGCAGTTCGGTTGGCTGCTCCTGTTGTTGATCTTCGCCGCGGTGATCCTCGGTGGGATCGGGTCGATCTACGGCGCCATCTTCGGCGGTCTGATTATCGGGATCAGCATGCACCTGTCGATGGTGTGGCTCCCCGGCGGTGACTTTACGACCATCACGGCGTTCCTGATCATGATTCTCGTCTTGATGATCAAACCATCCGGTCTCTTCGGAGGGAAGACAACAGCATGA
- a CDS encoding ABC transporter ATP-binding protein produces MSVDGLVKRFGGITAVDGASFEVESGAMTGLIGPNGAGKSTTFHCITGIHRPDAGTVRFQGRDITGIRPYECADYGLVRTFQIAREMANMTVLENLMLPAQNQLGEQLWRSVLPFARQEVEREERELLERVWEVLEFFEIEHIAEEKAGNLSGGQRKLLEMARALMIEPEMLLLDEPFAGVNPTLEHKLLDHIHELREEGYTFLIVEHDMDLIMENCERVIVMHQGSVLAEGAPETITSNEQVIEAYLGGEV; encoded by the coding sequence CTGTCCGTCGACGGACTCGTCAAACGCTTCGGCGGGATTACGGCAGTCGACGGCGCGAGCTTCGAGGTCGAATCCGGCGCGATGACCGGACTGATCGGTCCGAACGGGGCCGGGAAGTCGACGACGTTCCACTGCATCACGGGTATTCACCGCCCGGACGCTGGCACGGTGCGGTTTCAGGGACGGGATATCACGGGTATCAGACCCTACGAGTGTGCCGACTACGGACTCGTCCGAACGTTCCAGATCGCCCGCGAGATGGCCAACATGACGGTCCTCGAGAACCTGATGCTCCCGGCACAGAATCAGTTGGGCGAGCAGCTCTGGCGGTCGGTGCTGCCGTTCGCCCGCCAGGAGGTCGAACGGGAGGAACGCGAACTGCTCGAGCGCGTCTGGGAGGTCCTCGAGTTCTTCGAGATCGAACACATCGCCGAGGAGAAGGCGGGCAACCTCTCGGGCGGGCAGCGGAAACTGCTCGAGATGGCGCGGGCGCTGATGATCGAGCCGGAGATGCTGTTGCTCGACGAGCCGTTCGCAGGGGTCAACCCGACGCTCGAGCACAAACTCCTCGATCACATCCACGAACTCCGCGAAGAGGGCTACACCTTCCTCATCGTCGAACACGACATGGACCTTATTATGGAGAACTGCGAACGCGTTATCGTGATGCATCAGGGGTCGGTGCTGGCCGAAGGGGCACCCGAGACGATCACGTCGAACGAGCAGGTTATCGAGGCTTACCTCGGAGGTGAGGTCTGA
- a CDS encoding RNA-guided endonuclease InsQ/TnpB family protein: protein MYYAYKYRLKPSDAHREELDRHRDICRQLYNHTLYRLNEYQDEHGELPSMTTLRSELPDLKKWWDGLSDVYSKVLQTVVERLFDNLKGLSALKKNGYGVGQLNWKPPREFRSFTYSQSGFKLDKKGGQTVLSLSKLADIPIRLHRAIPDDAKLKQVTVKKEPTGEWFATFGIQMDREPPEPPESPEKCVGIDVGILKYAHDTDGTAVGSLDLSDERERLEREHRKLSRKQHGSNNYEKQRRRVAECHADLRRKRRDFLHKLSNYYAREYDFVAVEDLNVKGMVESPSNSRNTASAAWRTFLSLLEYKCEREGTHFVAVNPRGTTKECASCGVSTEKPLWIREHSCPSCGFEADRDANAAWNILSRGLEDVGVVYSESTPVETALPVDTPVSAKRVMEAGSPPLKERTASVVSE, encoded by the coding sequence ATGTACTACGCCTACAAATACCGCCTCAAACCGTCTGACGCCCACCGCGAGGAGTTGGACCGTCACCGCGATATTTGTAGGCAACTGTACAACCACACGCTCTACCGCCTCAACGAGTACCAAGACGAACACGGTGAACTGCCGTCCATGACCACACTACGGTCGGAACTGCCCGACCTCAAGAAGTGGTGGGACGGCCTCTCCGACGTGTACTCGAAGGTTCTCCAAACCGTCGTGGAACGCCTGTTCGACAACCTGAAAGGACTCTCGGCGCTCAAGAAGAACGGATACGGTGTCGGTCAACTCAACTGGAAGCCGCCACGGGAGTTTCGCAGTTTCACGTACAGTCAGTCTGGCTTCAAGCTCGACAAGAAGGGCGGTCAGACTGTCCTGTCACTCTCGAAACTCGCAGACATTCCGATTCGGCTTCACCGCGCCATCCCCGACGACGCGAAGCTCAAGCAAGTCACGGTGAAAAAGGAACCGACGGGCGAGTGGTTCGCCACGTTCGGTATCCAAATGGACCGCGAGCCACCCGAACCGCCCGAGAGTCCCGAGAAGTGCGTCGGTATCGACGTGGGGATTCTCAAGTACGCCCACGACACTGACGGCACGGCAGTCGGGTCGCTTGACCTCTCCGACGAGCGCGAACGCTTGGAGCGCGAGCACCGGAAACTCTCGCGGAAGCAACACGGGTCGAACAACTACGAGAAGCAACGACGGCGCGTTGCGGAGTGTCATGCTGACCTCCGCCGGAAGCGCCGCGACTTCCTGCACAAACTCTCGAACTACTACGCTCGGGAGTACGACTTCGTAGCGGTCGAAGACCTGAACGTGAAGGGGATGGTGGAGTCACCGTCAAACAGCCGCAATACCGCCTCCGCCGCATGGCGAACCTTCCTCTCGTTGCTCGAATACAAGTGTGAGCGGGAGGGAACGCACTTCGTCGCGGTCAACCCGAGAGGGACGACCAAAGAGTGTGCGTCGTGCGGTGTCTCGACGGAGAAGCCGTTGTGGATCCGTGAACACTCCTGTCCCTCATGCGGGTTTGAGGCGGACAGGGACGCGAACGCGGCGTGGAATATTCTTTCTCGCGGCCTCGAAGACGTAGGAGTGGTTTACTCCGAATCAACGCCTGTGGAGACTGCGCTCCCTGTGGATACGCCTGTGTCTGCAAAGCGCGTCATGGAAGCAGGAAGCCCTCCCCTCAAGGAGCGAACGGCGTCAGTCGTGAGCGAGTAG
- a CDS encoding acyl-CoA carboxylase subunit beta, translating into MEDRIDELEKLREEARLGGGEERIEKQHDKGKMTARERIDYFLDEGTFTEFDQLRTHQTSQFGMEEKKVPGDGVVTGYGEVNGRTVFVFAHDFTVFGGSLGEVFAEKICKVMDMAMEVGAPIVGLNDSAGARIQEGVKSLAGFTEIFRRNQEASGVVPQISSIMGPCAGGAVYSPSITDFIFMVKDTSHMYITGPGVTKTVTGEEVTHEELGGAMTHAGKTGVAQFACESEEQALDDIKRLLSYLPQNNVEDPPRVEPWDDRDRRDEELKSIVPPSPQKPYDMTDVIDSVVDEGSFFEVADNFAKEIVVGFGRLDGRSVGLVANQPRVNAGTLTVDSSMKGSRFIRFCDSFNIPIVTFVDVPGYMPGTDQEHRGIIRHGAKLLYAYSEATVPLLTVITRKAYGGAYCVMASKNLGADVNYAWPTAEIAVMGPQGAVNILYRKELAESDNPDELRDELIEEYREEFANPYTATDKGFLDDVIVPTETRPRLIDDLEMLQTKREQNPDKKHGNIPL; encoded by the coding sequence ATGGAGGATCGGATCGACGAACTCGAGAAGCTTCGCGAAGAGGCCCGTCTCGGCGGTGGCGAGGAGCGAATCGAGAAACAACACGACAAGGGGAAGATGACCGCTCGCGAGCGGATCGACTACTTCCTCGACGAGGGGACCTTTACCGAGTTCGACCAGCTTCGGACCCACCAGACCAGTCAGTTCGGGATGGAAGAGAAGAAGGTGCCCGGCGACGGCGTCGTCACGGGCTACGGCGAGGTCAACGGGCGCACGGTCTTCGTCTTCGCCCACGACTTCACCGTCTTCGGCGGCTCGCTCGGCGAGGTCTTCGCCGAGAAGATCTGCAAGGTCATGGATATGGCCATGGAAGTGGGCGCGCCCATCGTCGGACTGAACGACTCCGCGGGCGCTCGCATTCAGGAGGGCGTCAAGAGCCTCGCCGGCTTCACCGAAATCTTCCGCCGCAATCAGGAAGCCAGCGGCGTCGTCCCGCAGATCTCCTCTATCATGGGACCCTGTGCCGGCGGCGCGGTCTACTCGCCGTCGATCACCGACTTCATCTTCATGGTGAAAGACACGAGCCACATGTACATCACCGGGCCCGGCGTCACCAAGACCGTCACCGGGGAGGAAGTCACACATGAGGAACTGGGCGGCGCGATGACCCACGCCGGGAAGACCGGCGTCGCCCAGTTCGCCTGCGAGAGCGAGGAACAGGCCTTAGACGATATCAAGCGACTGCTCTCCTATCTCCCCCAGAACAACGTCGAGGACCCGCCACGCGTCGAGCCGTGGGACGACCGCGACCGCCGCGACGAGGAACTCAAGTCGATCGTGCCGCCAAGTCCGCAAAAGCCCTACGACATGACCGACGTCATCGACAGCGTCGTCGACGAGGGCTCGTTCTTCGAGGTCGCGGACAACTTCGCCAAGGAGATCGTCGTCGGCTTTGGCCGTCTGGACGGCCGCTCGGTCGGGCTTGTCGCCAACCAGCCCCGCGTCAACGCCGGCACGCTCACCGTCGACTCCTCGATGAAGGGATCGCGATTCATCCGCTTCTGTGACTCCTTTAACATCCCCATCGTCACCTTCGTCGACGTCCCCGGCTACATGCCCGGGACCGACCAGGAACACCGCGGAATCATCCGACACGGTGCGAAACTCCTCTACGCGTACTCGGAGGCGACCGTCCCGCTGCTTACCGTCATCACCCGGAAGGCCTACGGCGGTGCCTACTGCGTCATGGCCTCTAAAAATCTCGGCGCTGACGTCAACTACGCCTGGCCGACCGCCGAAATCGCGGTCATGGGTCCCCAGGGTGCGGTCAACATCCTCTACCGCAAAGAACTCGCCGAGTCCGACAACCCTGACGAGTTGCGCGACGAACTCATCGAAGAGTACCGCGAGGAGTTCGCCAACCCGTACACTGCAACGGACAAAGGCTTCCTCGACGACGTCATCGTCCCGACCGAGACCCGACCGCGGCTGATCGACGACCTCGAGATGCTCCAAACCAAACGCGAACAGAACCCGGACAAGAAACACGGAAACATTCCCCTGTAA
- a CDS encoding DUF7525 family protein, which translates to MATETESTTDMGVGLALALGAVAAIGALLMFVGAPDMTAAWGFAAAMVFSSLAVVGIHLYWD; encoded by the coding sequence ATGGCCACGGAAACCGAGTCTACGACGGATATGGGTGTTGGACTGGCGCTCGCGCTCGGCGCAGTCGCGGCGATCGGTGCACTGTTGATGTTTGTCGGTGCACCAGATATGACGGCTGCCTGGGGGTTCGCGGCGGCAATGGTCTTTAGCTCGCTGGCGGTCGTCGGCATCCACCTTTACTGGGACTGA
- a CDS encoding ABC transporter substrate-binding protein, which produces MVQRLNRRRVLGSIGAVGTVGLAGCIGDEDEVGGDGPDVLNIIGYPESGIQIFRDFYSDHDNGTEIIVPDGMQDGDLPNEVGNDMENVTGTGPSSDGPNEAAYTDLYEDEYDATPGVFTAHTFDAVAVCILANIAAGENDGEAIRGQMRRIANPNGDEYGPGELEEAAAAAADGEDINYEGASSTVDFDDVGDPAEAAYDIWELGGDGVETVDTVTFEGSDPDGEMADDSPGGTDRDDVMVSMLLPETGDLGQLGTPMAQAGELAADQFDGTDFDIDLQAEDTETDEDTTISNGGALIDAGYPSIVGAGSSGNTVSFVGDSSSANVVQCSPSSTALSLSNIDDDGYFFRTAPSDLLQGQVMAEVAANRLEAETVATLYVNNDYGQQLSEQFVSAFEDEQGGEGLNQVSFESEQGSYSGELESALSE; this is translated from the coding sequence ATGGTGCAGCGACTCAATCGACGACGGGTGCTCGGTAGTATCGGCGCTGTTGGTACGGTCGGCCTCGCCGGCTGTATCGGGGACGAAGACGAGGTCGGCGGTGACGGACCGGACGTCCTGAACATCATCGGCTATCCCGAGAGCGGCATTCAGATCTTCCGAGATTTCTACTCCGACCACGACAACGGAACCGAAATCATCGTTCCGGACGGGATGCAAGACGGCGACCTCCCGAACGAAGTCGGGAACGACATGGAGAACGTCACCGGGACGGGTCCGTCCTCGGACGGGCCGAACGAAGCGGCGTACACCGACCTCTACGAGGACGAGTACGACGCGACCCCAGGGGTCTTCACCGCACACACGTTCGACGCCGTCGCCGTGTGTATCCTGGCGAACATCGCGGCCGGCGAGAACGACGGCGAAGCGATCCGCGGCCAGATGCGACGGATCGCGAACCCCAACGGCGACGAGTACGGACCGGGCGAACTCGAGGAGGCGGCCGCAGCGGCTGCCGATGGCGAGGATATCAATTACGAGGGTGCCTCGAGTACCGTCGACTTCGACGACGTCGGCGACCCGGCGGAGGCGGCCTACGACATCTGGGAACTCGGTGGAGACGGCGTCGAGACGGTCGATACGGTCACGTTCGAGGGATCGGATCCCGACGGTGAGATGGCCGACGACTCCCCCGGCGGAACGGACCGCGACGACGTGATGGTCTCCATGTTGCTCCCGGAGACGGGTGACCTGGGACAACTCGGGACGCCGATGGCTCAAGCTGGCGAACTCGCCGCAGACCAGTTCGACGGTACCGATTTCGACATCGATCTGCAGGCCGAGGACACCGAGACGGACGAAGACACCACCATCAGCAACGGTGGCGCGCTTATCGACGCCGGCTATCCGTCGATCGTCGGCGCGGGGTCGTCCGGGAACACCGTCTCGTTCGTCGGGGACAGCAGCAGTGCGAACGTCGTCCAGTGTTCGCCGTCCAGTACGGCGCTCAGCCTCTCGAACATCGACGACGACGGCTACTTCTTCCGAACTGCTCCCAGCGACCTACTGCAGGGGCAGGTTATGGCCGAAGTCGCCGCGAACCGTCTCGAGGCCGAGACGGTCGCGACACTGTACGTCAACAACGACTACGGCCAGCAACTGTCCGAGCAGTTCGTGAGCGCCTTCGAAGACGAACAGGGCGGCGAGGGACTCAACCAGGTCTCCTTCGAATCCGAGCAGGGCTCCTACAGCGGCGAACTCGAGTCCGCACTGTCGGAGTAA
- a CDS encoding branched-chain amino acid ABC transporter permease translates to MSTNTTDRRAQLESLWEHDAVKILAVFGTIYITYALVGLALGYSLDGIVNTLRRMTYLIAVYGMVTLALNLHWGYTGLFNIGIAGFMAVGLYVTMILAKPADPTGAAQYAGLGLPMPIAIIGGVVAAGLAGLIVAIPALRLRADYFAITTIAFAEIVRLGITSGALQEFTIFGTQLGTGGGRGLIRNYDDPMNVIFELEVFSSFVDLTNSLFGFGPTQARALAYSMVLVLVLVGIYWLIQRTSRSPFGRVLKAIREDEEAAQSLGKNTNHFKIKVFVLGCALMGLAGILWRFRRTGVTPEAFRPHVTFYIWIALIIGGAGSNTGSVLGSGLFVAVLFEGPQYFRRLVDQVITFGDAPNTFAGSVAPILSGDPAPFVRYTFEEFRTLQFVLMGVALIFLMHRRPEGLLGHREETAAAIPLTRRPGDESTAGRGGDSS, encoded by the coding sequence ATGAGTACGAACACAACGGACAGGCGAGCCCAACTGGAATCGCTCTGGGAACACGATGCCGTCAAGATCCTCGCGGTCTTCGGCACGATCTACATCACCTACGCGCTGGTCGGCCTCGCGTTGGGTTACTCGCTCGACGGGATCGTCAACACCCTGCGGCGGATGACGTACCTGATCGCCGTCTACGGGATGGTGACGCTCGCGCTGAACCTCCACTGGGGGTACACCGGCCTCTTCAACATCGGTATCGCCGGCTTCATGGCGGTCGGGTTGTACGTCACGATGATCCTGGCGAAACCCGCCGATCCGACCGGTGCCGCCCAGTACGCCGGACTCGGACTGCCGATGCCGATCGCCATCATTGGCGGCGTCGTCGCCGCCGGACTCGCCGGACTGATCGTCGCGATTCCGGCGCTCAGGTTACGCGCTGACTACTTCGCGATCACGACGATCGCGTTCGCCGAGATCGTTCGGCTCGGGATCACCTCCGGGGCGTTACAGGAGTTTACGATTTTCGGCACCCAACTCGGCACCGGTGGCGGCCGCGGACTCATCCGGAACTACGACGACCCGATGAACGTGATCTTCGAACTCGAGGTGTTCAGTTCGTTCGTCGATCTGACCAACAGTTTGTTCGGGTTCGGGCCGACGCAGGCGCGGGCGCTCGCCTATTCGATGGTGTTGGTGCTGGTGCTCGTCGGGATCTACTGGCTCATCCAGCGAACCAGTCGGTCGCCGTTCGGTCGCGTGCTGAAGGCGATCCGGGAGGACGAGGAGGCGGCCCAGTCGCTCGGCAAGAACACGAACCACTTCAAGATCAAGGTGTTCGTGCTCGGTTGTGCGCTAATGGGGCTGGCCGGCATCCTCTGGCGCTTCCGCCGAACGGGTGTCACGCCGGAGGCGTTCCGCCCGCACGTGACGTTCTACATCTGGATCGCGCTGATCATCGGCGGCGCGGGCTCGAACACCGGCAGCGTGCTCGGGTCCGGGCTGTTCGTCGCCGTCCTCTTCGAGGGGCCGCAGTACTTCCGCAGACTCGTCGATCAGGTCATCACGTTCGGCGACGCGCCGAATACGTTCGCCGGCTCCGTCGCACCGATCCTCTCGGGAGACCCCGCGCCGTTCGTGCGCTACACCTTCGAGGAGTTCCGGACGCTCCAGTTCGTCCTGATGGGCGTCGCACTCATCTTCCTCATGCATCGTCGGCCCGAAGGATTACTGGGCCATCGTGAGGAAACGGCGGCGGCCATACCGTTGACGAGACGGCCAGGCGACGAGAGCACCGCCGGTCGCGGGGGTGATTCGTCGTGA